Below is a genomic region from Campylobacter geochelonis.
AAGCTTAAATTTAAAACCACTCAAAATAGCGTTAGCGAGTGCATCAACTGCTCACTTTGCACTAAAAACTGCGAATTTTTGGATAAATTTGAGCTTGATTTATCCGGCTTTGCTAAAAATAGCGATTTAGCTTACAACTGTTTTTTGTGTGATAAATGCTATGAAGTTTGCCCAAAAGATATTAAAGGAAGCGAAGTTAGTTTAAATTTAAGACTTCAAAAACCACGTAAATTTAAGCTACTTGAGTTTAAAAAAGAGCCATATTTGTTTGAAAATAACTCTGAAAAAATCTCAACCGAGCTTTTCTTTTTTGGCTGTAATTTTGTCGGATACTTCCCAAAAACGAGCAAAAAAATTATAGAAATTTTTGAAAAAGAGGGCGTGGATTTTAGTATAGATTGTTGTGGAAAACCGCTTTTTGAGGCAGGTTTGGGTGCTGAAAAAAGGTTAATTTATCTAAATGAGCTGTTTAAAAAGAAAAAAACAAAACGCTTGATAACTGCTTGTCCAAACTGCTATCATTTTTTAAAACCACGTCTTGATATAAAGGTTAGCTCACTTTATGAAAAGCTTGATGAAATGGGACTTTTAAGCACTTTTTCAAACGAGATTGATCTGTTTTTTCCATGCCCTGAAAGAGCAAATTATGAGATTTACTCTCATTTTAAAGACAAACTTCCAAACGCTAAAAACACATTTAGCGATGTAAACTGCTGTGGCGCCGGTGGTTTGGCGATGTCAAATGAGCCAGAAGTGGCACAAAATGGCGTTAGTAAAGTTTTAGCAAAAAGCAATCAGCCCTATACTTACTGCGCTACTTGTAGTGGGCGTTTTGGCGCAAGTTCAAGACATATTTCAAGCCTATTTTTAGGTGTTGATGAGAAGACAAACAAACATTACGCACTAAATGTTTTAAAATTTAAATACTATAAAAAAGGCAGAATTTGATACCAAAAATTTACTCAAAATCCCCAAAAACAATGCAGCTAAACATAACCAAAAAGTGCAACATGAGCTGTTATCACTGCCACGTTGGCTCAAGCCCAAACCGCACTGAAATGATGAGCAAAGATGTGATGGAAGCGTGCTTAAGCGCATGCGAGAAGTTTGGATTTTCTTGCATAGATATAACTGGTGGCGCGCCTGAAATGAATGAAAATTTAGAATTTTTGCTACAAAAAGCTCATGAAATCGGACTTGTGATAATGCTTCGCTCAAATTTAACCATTTTGCTCGATGAAAAATACTCCCATTTTATGCAAATTTATGCAAAATACGGCGTTATTATCATCGCTTCGGTGCCGTTTTATGAAGAGAAATTTAACGATTCAATGCGTGGAAAAGGTAGTTTTACAAAAGAGCTTGAAGCTATAAAAAGGCTAAATTTGCTTGGGTTTGGTGATAGTTTAAAGCTAAATTTAGTTTACAACCCAAACGGCGCGTATCTTCCTGCCGAGCAAAATGAGTTAGAAAAAGTTTATAAAAAAGAGCTTGCTAAATTTGGCATTAAATTTAACTCACTTTTTTGTATGGCAAACGTTGCTATTGGGCGTTTTGGCGATATGCTTAAAAAATTTGATGAGTATGATGAGTATGTAGAGATGCTAAAAGATAGCCTGAATTTAGAAAATTTAGAAAATTTGATGTGCGTAAATGGGCTAAATGTGCAGTATGATGGAAGCGTTTATGACTGCGATTTTAACGCAGCTTTGGGGCTTGGGGCGAATTTAGAAAAAGATATTTTTGCACTTTTAAAAAGTCAAAAGCTAGAAAGAGAAGTTGTTATAAAAGAGCATTGTTATGCGTGCATGGCTGGAGATGGATATGGGTGTTATGGGAGTTTAAAATGATAGAGAAATTTACAGATGAGTTTAAAAAAGGTGAGATAAACTGCGCTCAAATGGTGCTTTTACACTTTGCAAACAGGTGTGGGCTGGACAAAAAAATGGCAAAAAATTTAAGCGTTGGTTTTGGTGGCGGTATGAGAGAAGCTAGTTTTTGCGGAAGCGTGGCGGCAAGTTACGTTGTGCTTGGGCTTGTGTGTAGAGATGATAAAAAACTGCTTGAAGCTAAATTCAAAGAGTTTAATGAGCGTTATGAAAAATGCTATAAAAGCAAAATTTGCAAAGAGATTTTAGAAGCTAGCTATTTAGAGCCAAAAGGACTAGAAAAAATAGAAAAAAACAGCCTTTTTACGACTATTTGTCCACGACTTACAAGCGAATGCGTGGAGATTTTAGAGTCGATTTTAGCAAAAGTTTAGAGCAATTTTTATATAATTTTATTTTACAGATAGCGGTCGCTATATACAGATACAAGGAGATTTATGAATATTTTTAAGTTCTCATTTTTGGCGTTGGTTTTAATGTTTTTAGCAAGTTGTGCTTATGAAGTTACAGATGAAAAAGTTAGCTTAAATGGCGTTTCTAACGATAAGCCAATGTTGGTAGAAAATGGAAAAATCACAATTTTAGCTAAGGTAAATGGCAAG
It encodes:
- a CDS encoding (Fe-S)-binding protein → MKLKFKTTQNSVSECINCSLCTKNCEFLDKFELDLSGFAKNSDLAYNCFLCDKCYEVCPKDIKGSEVSLNLRLQKPRKFKLLEFKKEPYLFENNSEKISTELFFFGCNFVGYFPKTSKKIIEIFEKEGVDFSIDCCGKPLFEAGLGAEKRLIYLNELFKKKKTKRLITACPNCYHFLKPRLDIKVSSLYEKLDEMGLLSTFSNEIDLFFPCPERANYEIYSHFKDKLPNAKNTFSDVNCCGAGGLAMSNEPEVAQNGVSKVLAKSNQPYTYCATCSGRFGASSRHISSLFLGVDEKTNKHYALNVLKFKYYKKGRI
- a CDS encoding C-GCAxxG-C-C family protein, with translation MIEKFTDEFKKGEINCAQMVLLHFANRCGLDKKMAKNLSVGFGGGMREASFCGSVAASYVVLGLVCRDDKKLLEAKFKEFNERYEKCYKSKICKEILEASYLEPKGLEKIEKNSLFTTICPRLTSECVEILESILAKV
- the arsS gene encoding arsenosugar biosynthesis radical SAM (seleno)protein ArsS (Some members of this family are selenoproteins.) codes for the protein MIPKIYSKSPKTMQLNITKKCNMSCYHCHVGSSPNRTEMMSKDVMEACLSACEKFGFSCIDITGGAPEMNENLEFLLQKAHEIGLVIMLRSNLTILLDEKYSHFMQIYAKYGVIIIASVPFYEEKFNDSMRGKGSFTKELEAIKRLNLLGFGDSLKLNLVYNPNGAYLPAEQNELEKVYKKELAKFGIKFNSLFCMANVAIGRFGDMLKKFDEYDEYVEMLKDSLNLENLENLMCVNGLNVQYDGSVYDCDFNAALGLGANLEKDIFALLKSQKLEREVVIKEHCYACMAGDGYGCYGSLK